tgtctatctactgtttagtgttagtttagttaggagatatagcgaggaagcaggcccttcggcccaccgagtccgtgctgaccagcgatcaacctgtacactagagcactatactacacactagggacaatttacaattatttacccaagccaaatatggATATAAAACATCTTCTTCCCACCCATCCATTGATTCAGATCATGTCACTGCACACTAGCTCCAGTCTCCAACCAGAAAATGATGTGTATATTCCTGCTCTCTGCCCTTCGAGCATGAAGAGACATTTAATCTATTccaagaggtagagttgctgccttataccgactacgggtgctgtctgtacagagtttgaatgttctccttgtgaccgcgtggatttcctccgggtgctccggtttcctcccacactccaaagacgtgcaggtttgcaggttaattggcttctgtcatttctgaattgtccctagtgtgtgtaggatagtgctagtgtgcggtggTGGCTCTCTGTAGTCTAGGGACATGACAGGTAGAACTTATAAAGCCAGAGTTGTCCAATATTGTTGCTACAACTAAAATGTGGGATGCTTGTTTAAATTACTACTCCttttattatgtttaagaaggaactgcagatgctgcaaaaatcgaaggtagacaaaaatgctggagaatctcagcgggtgaggcagcatctatggagctttttattatttttattcctTTTATTATTGTTAGTTTTAATAGTTCCTCCAgcaaccagggagcagtgctgaactattatctacctccttgatgaccctcggactatccttgataggactttaccttgcactaaatgttattcccttatcatgtatctgtacactgtgaatggctcgattgtaatcatgtattgtctttccgctgactggttagcacacaacgaaactctctgccacagagggtagttgaggccagttcattggctatatttaagagggagttagatgtggcccttgtggctaaagggatcagggggtatggagagaaggcaggtacgggatactgagttggatgatcagccatgatcatattgaatggcggtgcaggctcgaagggccgaagagcctactcctgcacctattttctatgtatctatgtatctaaaagcttttcactgtacctcgacacacgggacaataaactaaactgaactgaggtaGAAAgtctgaattggccaagattactAAGTTTGTTTGTTTCCTATGAATGTGGAAACCAACTTGTCTGACGAACTAATTCAcgagctcaacaggtcaggcagcatctgtggttaagTTATGattcctttttatttttattagctgGAATCATTTTTagctcagttcagagatacagcacagaaacagtcccttcggcccaccgagtccgtgccgaccagcgatccccgcacattaacactacccgacacacactagggacaatttacacctacaccAAACTGTGTAACGTCTttggaggtagataaaaatgctggagaaactcagcgggtagggcagcatctatggagcgaaggaaataggtgacccttcttcagactgatgtcggtggaGGGTGgtgaggcgggaagaagaaaggaagaggcggagatggtggaatgtgggagggctgggaaggggaggggaaagagggagaaagcatggactacctgaaattggagaagtcaatgttcataccgctggggtgtgaactacccaagcgtgtgggaggaaattcgaagatctccggagaaaacccacgcaggtgtcggggagaacgtacaaactccgtacagtcagcagccatagtcgggatcgaacccaggcggtatggtcatgagaggtttcctatggtcgtgagaggtcacccacgACATATCGCCAGGGGGTCGCCTGCATGAtcctgagaggtctcctatggtcatgagaggtctcctgtggttgtgagaggtctcctatggtcgtgaaaggtctcctatggttgtgagcgGTCTCCTATggctgtgagaggtctcctatggctgtgagaggtctcctatggtcatgagatgtctcctatggtcatgagaggtctcctatggttgattgaggtctcctatggttgtgagaagtctcctatggtcatgagaggtctcctatggttgtgagaggtctcctatgatcgtgagaggtctcctatggttgtgagaggtctcctatggtcgtgggaGGTCTCCAAAGTCgtagtctttctggtcgccgctgaattttcaacatgttgtacatTTTGACGACCTAACACGAGTGGGGGCAGTCGCCTGTGAAGGTCGCGTaagtaaggcaacaactcgaccgctgcgccacttccagcgctgattcctccagcacttttgcgttTTGCTTTTTCGAAGTGGTTTATTTCCGCAGTTTGCCAATGAGGGAGAGTGGATATTTCAACCCCAGTTTCAGCTCTGCCCTGAACCTATTCTGGGTGCCGGCGTAGATGAAGGGGTTGGCGCAGGAGCAGAGGAACTGTAGCATGTAGCCACTTTCTTCCAGGAGGAAGTTGGACTCATTGAAGTTGGAGCCGGAGAAGTAGGTGACGCTGGCGATGCGGATGTAGAGGAAGGTGATGAACACCAggagccacaggaggatgaagagaCCAGAGATGCTCAAGAGAAGGACTATGGACCTCCTGCGGCTCTCAGTCTCCGGGTCGCTCTGACCCTCTCTGTCCTCGTTGCCCCGAAGCCTCCTGCGGGTTGAAATCGCCCTTAAAATGTGGCGGACCGTCAGGAAATTGAGGAGGAGAATTAACACGAAGGGGAGACAGGGGGTTAGGATGCTATCGATCCAGTCAAAGGCCACCCAGGCGGGCGAGGTGTAAAAGGAGGGTTTGATTTTGCACGGTGTGGCCTCGCCTTTAGCAAGGGGCTCAAAGATGAAATACCAGAATGCGTTCTTGAATGAGCTGAGAGCACAGACAGTGGCGACCACGGCGGCTGCCATCCGCTCCCTGCAGTACGTGACTTTCAGTTtgtggcaacaaatggccacgaaGCGGTCGAAGGTGAAGACCACGGTTGTCCAGACGGAGCAGTCCCTCACCGCGTACACCAGCACGAAGTTGACGTTGCACAGCGGGGAGAAGGTGAGCGGGTTGGCTGGGGAGTTCATGGCCACAACCCGGTTCAGGACCACCGCCGTGATCAGCACCAGCAGGTCGGTCACTGCCATGGACAGTAGGTACAAGGTGATGCAGCCCGATAGCCCACACCGGCGGCGGCACAAGATCCAAATCACCGCCACGTTAGCTGCAAGACACCACACACACGCAGCGGGGCATACTAgtgagtgtgagtgcgagtgCGAGTGTGTGAGAGAATGTGAGTGTGAGTTTGTGAGAGAATgtgagtgcgagtgtgagtgtgtgtgtgagagaatgtgagaatgagagtgagtgtgagagagtgagagtgtgagtgcgagtgcgagtgtgagtgaatgtgagtgtgagttTGTGAGAGGATGagaatgagagtgagtgtgagtgtgagtgtgtgagaggatgagaatgagagtgagtgtgagagaatgagagtgtgtgagtgctaGTGCGAGTGTGAGAGAGGATGagaatgagagtgagtgtgagtgtgtgtgagtgtgtgagaggatgagaatgagagtgagtgtgagtgtgtgagtgctagtgcgagtgtgagtgtgtgagagaatgtgagtgtgtgagaatgagagtgagtgtgagtttgagggaatgagagtgagtgtgagtgtgagagaatgAGTGTGAGTGCAGTGCGAGTGCGTGAGAGAATGTGAGTGTGAGTTTGAGggaatgagagtgagtgtgagagaattAGAGTGAGTGTGAGTTTGAGAGAATTAGAGTGGGTGTGAGTTTGAGAGAATGAGAGTGAGAATGAGTGTGAGagaatgagagtgagtgagtgagagtgagtggatatatttaaggcagagatagatagattcttgattagtccaggtgtcaatggttatggggagaaggcaggagaatgggattgagaccagcgatgattgaatggtggaatagacatgatgggcctaattctgctcctctcacttacaaacttataattaaattaaatcaacGATACTGGGAGAATAAtaagattagagtcatagagtgatacagtggaaacaggcccttcggcccaacttgcccacactggccaacgtatcccagctacactagtcccacctgcctgtgttaggtccataaccctccaaacctgtcctatccatgtacccgtctaactgtttcttaaacgttgggatagtcccagcatcaactacctcctcaggcagctcgttccacacacccaccaccctttgaaggaaaaagttacccctcagaattctattcatatcttttccccttcatcttaaacctatgtcctctggtcctcgattcccctactctggccaagagactctgtgcatctacccgatctattcccctcatgttggTATTATTAGATatgaataggattctgaggggtaaccttttccttCATGATtcatatcttttccccttcaccttaaacctacatcctctggtacatgtttgggaaaggtttagagggatatgggccaaaacgtaAGCCAGTGGTactactagcgtagatggggcatcttggtaagcatgggcaagttgggccgaagggcctgtttctatgccggtTCTAGGGTCATCTGCATAAGCAACATGGGCCACGATTCTACAATTAAAAGAAACTAATAATACCAAAGTGAGAACAAGTATTTCACAACACTTTGCAGATTGAAAATGAAAGTTAATACGTTACCAGGAATGCCGATGGCTGCAATGACTGGATAGTAGATGGCAAACAACAAGATCTTTGGAGGTCCGTGCATTGTGTGCGGAGGTTTTCAGCGGACAATAAATACACTGTATTCACAGTCTGTTATATTTATACCCAATATCACTCACCAGGGAACACATCAGGAAGGCATCATTGCGTTTTTACGCTAATTACAGTCATTGAAACCAGCGCCTTATTCCAGCTGATGCCAAAAGTTGTTTTGATGAATAATTGTGGATATGTTTCCACATCGTCCCAGAAAAGTATGAAAAGACTTaacgagtattgcgtacagttttggtctccaaatctgaggaaagacattcttgccatagagggagtacagagaaagttcaccagactgattcctgggatggcaggactttcatatgaagaaagactcggctagtactcgctagaatttagaagattgaggggggatcttatagaaacttacaaaattcttaaggggttggacaggc
The nucleotide sequence above comes from Amblyraja radiata isolate CabotCenter1 chromosome 41, sAmbRad1.1.pri, whole genome shotgun sequence. Encoded proteins:
- the LOC116967739 gene encoding probable G-protein coupled receptor 139 — encoded protein: MHGPPKILLFAIYYPVIAAIGIPANVAVIWILCRRRCGLSGCITLYLLSMAVTDLLVLITAVVLNRVVAMNSPANPLTFSPLCNVNFVLVYAVRDCSVWTTVVFTFDRFVAICCHKLKVTYCRERMAAAVVATVCALSSFKNAFWYFIFEPLAKGEATPCKIKPSFYTSPAWVAFDWIDSILTPCLPFVLILLLNFLTVRHILRAISTRRRLRGNEDREGQSDPETESRRRSIVLLLSISGLFILLWLLVFITFLYIRIASVTYFSGSNFNESNFLLEESGYMLQFLCSCANPFIYAGTQNRFRAELKLGLKYPLSLIGKLRK